One segment of Burkholderia multivorans ATCC BAA-247 DNA contains the following:
- the hda gene encoding DnaA regulatory inactivator Hda, with the protein MVTRQLTLDLGTPPPATFDNFITGENGELVTRLQKLDLALAAGPVPDRSFYIWGEPGSGRSHLLQALVSDASYGYARYLTPQSPLGAFAFDPRIGIYAIDDCDRMSDTQQVALFNLFNEVRAHPSSAFVAAGPAAPLALDVREDLRTRLGWGLVFHLSPLSDAGKIEVLRLAAKERGITLTDDVAAYLLTHFRRDMPSLMALLDALDRFSLEQKRAVTLPLLRRMLARPGDDIAPPGAGPNRFE; encoded by the coding sequence ATGGTGACCCGTCAACTGACGCTCGATCTCGGCACGCCGCCGCCCGCCACGTTCGACAACTTCATCACGGGCGAGAACGGCGAGCTCGTCACGCGGCTGCAGAAGCTCGATCTCGCGCTCGCGGCGGGCCCCGTGCCCGACCGCTCGTTCTACATCTGGGGCGAGCCCGGCAGCGGCCGCAGCCATCTGCTGCAGGCGCTCGTCAGCGACGCATCGTACGGCTACGCACGCTATCTCACGCCGCAAAGCCCGCTCGGCGCGTTCGCGTTCGATCCGCGCATCGGCATCTATGCGATCGACGACTGCGACCGCATGTCCGATACGCAGCAGGTCGCGCTGTTCAATCTGTTCAACGAAGTCCGCGCGCATCCGTCGAGCGCGTTCGTGGCGGCGGGCCCGGCGGCGCCGCTTGCGCTCGACGTGCGCGAGGATCTGCGCACGCGGCTCGGCTGGGGGCTCGTGTTCCACCTGTCGCCGCTGTCCGACGCCGGCAAGATCGAGGTGCTGCGCCTCGCGGCGAAGGAGCGCGGCATCACGCTGACCGACGACGTGGCCGCCTATCTGCTCACCCATTTCCGGCGCGACATGCCGAGCCTGATGGCGCTGCTCGACGCGCTCGACCGCTTCTCGCTCGAGCAGAAACGCGCGGTCACGCTGCCGCTGCTGCGCCGGATGCTGGCCCGCCCCGGCGACGACATCGCGCCGCCCGGCGCGGGCCCGAACCGCTTCGAGTAA